A window of the Bombina bombina isolate aBomBom1 chromosome 3, aBomBom1.pri, whole genome shotgun sequence genome harbors these coding sequences:
- the LOC128652475 gene encoding WAG22 antigen-like, translating to MSPPGHGQGQVMAQAAGGVAGAEARCSEPNVQGVAESAAGPALSDGGSREMYSSSSSEEEDLGRHLEGKGSGGGDTTRDQSSPGNLWRLPVAGGGPTGGLGGQRAHLPGAASSAGEAEVLRGSGGEGPSTSAHARMAIGGPCTSAHARMGIGACGLRCEASVAGVEGPRLSVQAGLSMMGPQSGAQAGMHGGASGHIGIAGSAWSAQGASTQGGVLDAVSDTLGGNATRGRGWSHAGITHVMDEGAQFDRSVDAIH from the coding sequence ATGTCCCCCCCTGGGCATGGACAGGGTCAGGTCATGGCCCAGGCTGCCGGTGGTGTGGCAGGTGCAGAGGCCAGGTGTTCGGAGCCTAATGTACAGGGTGTTGCAGAGAGCGCAGCGGGACCCGCCCTCTCAGATGGCGGATCGCGCGAGATGTACTCCTCCAGTTCATCTGAGGAGGAGGATCTCGGCCGCCATCTTGAAGGGAAGGGCAGTGGAGGAGGAGACACCACGCGTGACCagagcagcccaggtaacttgtGGAGGCTTCCGGTCGCGGGTGGTGGGCCAACGGGTGGCTTAGGAGGGCAGCGGGCGCACTTACCGGGGGCGGCCAGTTCTGCTGGTGAGGCGGAGGTGCTGAGAGGCAGTGGAGGAGAAGGGCCCAGTACAAGCGCGCATGCGCGCATGGCGATCGGAGGGCCTTGCACTTCTGCGCATGCGCGCATGGGTATTGGCGCTTGCGGCCTAAGGTGTGAAGCTAGCGTGGCTGGAGTAGAAGGGCCAAGGTTGAGTGTGCAGGCTGGTTTGAGCATGATGGGTCCTCAGTCAGGGGCGCAGGCAGGCATGCATGGTGGCGCTAGTGGCCACATTGGTATAGCTGGGTCTGCATGGAGTGCACAAGGGGCCAGTACACAGGGGGGAGTTTTGGATGCGGTTAGTGATACGCTTGGGGGGAATGCCACTAGGGGCAGAGGGTGGtcgcatgcggggataacgcatgttaTGGATGAAGGGGCGCAGTTTGATAGGAGTGTTGATGCGATACATTAG